Proteins encoded in a region of the Panicum hallii strain FIL2 chromosome 3, PHallii_v3.1, whole genome shotgun sequence genome:
- the LOC112884147 gene encoding uncharacterized protein LOC112884147, producing the protein MNKGKIFKLAKGFRGRAKNCIRIARERVEKALQYSYRDRRNKKRDMRSLWIERINAGTRLHGVNYGNFMHGLMKENIQLNRKVLSELSMHEPFSFKALVDVSRNAFPGNRPVPAKEGLASIL; encoded by the exons ATGAACAAGGGCAAGATTTTTAAGTTAGCTAAGGGATTCAGAGGAAGGGCAAAAAACTGTATAAGGATAGCAAGGGAGAGGGTGGAAAAGGCACTGCAGTATTCATACAGGGATCGGCGCAACAAGAAGAGGGACATGCGATCTCTTTGGATTGAGCGCATCAATGCTGGTACACGCCTTCATGGG GTGAACTACGGCAACTTCATGCATGGATTGATGAAGGAGAACATCCAACTTAACAGGAAGGTTCTCTCCGAGCTGTCCATGCATGAGCCATTCAGCTTCAAGGCTCTTGTCGATGTATCTCGCAATGCATTTCCTGGGAACAGGCCTGTTCCTGCTAAGGAGGGGCTAGCAAGCATTCTGTAA